One Gimesia aquarii DNA segment encodes these proteins:
- a CDS encoding CHAT domain-containing protein → MRLLFKSLSRVLVFSLRIPEFLVRPIILSVLQQKTMLYNHPVLLLAHQVVGDVPGNQQSNILSISDAQQALKTEPLRSLLVQERIRAIDVVLTGRNNDTKHDGFLDWDLSDRKLAIVAMLNDTASRAVGDTRLQLTTALSFAERATRAGFFDNATEAFGRAFDAACLAGNDAAAVRSLYSLGQLRYRRGDIDGALHDLSRATSWTSRPKAELTKVLLFLSEIHAARGEFGEAEEYAKQAISSESIWLGNDSVSAAQRQLGEQYLLQGRITESAEAFSCASELGDKLALEELYRLYLRRGDLDSAREIISKFPDDGIVGVSMDFVLAAFARLGHLRHWLIVEREALERHKHSGDEEAVLLSYRRLCVISGQLRNGDDVRDCFNSAIEVANRSEQKIGTGHLLKDYAEALSRCGIYADAMQTIAQAIAIFSSLGLHVAETESLLIRGNAELEQGLFKEADATFQDARSLGRELELPDYELEALLRLVESSLLRKASDVDSEHLDRAMTLARDGENVTGQARILLAKANLLIGKEERDRADTAKAISLLEEAAQLILRTERMDLQRVVLERLGWCYEFQIEEKNYAAARSYYKRAVDCYFQERMSLPPIQSEAVGTPSRNRLLQVSQIAFDNSIRLAEAENDVSEVVRLSELRRAQTLCEWISRDNSYTSKINSSQSNVAYVPGHREAILHFTWFHDRTDAGDRLLLVVIFSEGDHHLIRLETKGIECALEEFECLLSEVTSGLKASGGSLTSIFDSKKAFIISLMQLSRYFLPSQVMELLMNSGVDRLVIIPDKNLNQIPFPALINIRTKRHIIEEYEVVLAPSIEVLAASRQRESQTATPVLLGVAQPIGSDLAASGDGKFVRDRILGHFSEESHLLMGARASARDFVDLAPQADVIHLMLHGSSHSSRRANAPSLEFAGVDGLFPGEQFSSDTLFRLVKNGKRFPRCQLLTMNVCFSAEMSRPGDYTRTDISGFPAAILSLGVPAFIGARWLLYSKPGQIFFEKFYMCLREEGLAVGASFRAAVLEVKNYKGPDADWDVPFFDHPYFWSGLMLIGDGGRSFAT, encoded by the coding sequence TTGCGTTTGCTATTCAAATCGCTTAGTCGCGTCCTTGTATTTTCTCTTCGTATTCCGGAGTTCCTGGTACGCCCAATTATTCTCTCTGTACTGCAACAAAAAACAATGTTGTACAATCATCCTGTTTTGTTGCTAGCGCATCAGGTGGTTGGGGATGTTCCGGGAAACCAACAATCCAATATACTCTCAATTTCCGATGCCCAGCAGGCTCTGAAGACCGAACCACTCAGGTCATTGCTTGTTCAGGAAAGAATTAGGGCGATTGACGTTGTGTTGACTGGCAGAAACAACGATACCAAACATGACGGTTTTCTCGACTGGGATTTGTCAGATCGCAAGCTGGCAATCGTGGCAATGCTGAACGACACAGCTTCGCGGGCCGTGGGTGATACACGACTGCAGTTGACTACCGCGTTGTCCTTTGCTGAACGTGCAACCCGGGCTGGTTTCTTTGATAATGCGACAGAAGCCTTTGGCCGGGCATTCGATGCTGCTTGCTTAGCTGGTAACGATGCAGCTGCAGTCCGTTCGCTCTATTCTTTAGGACAGCTGCGATATCGGCGTGGAGATATAGATGGTGCGCTGCACGATTTGTCACGTGCGACGTCCTGGACGTCTCGTCCAAAGGCGGAACTTACAAAAGTCCTACTGTTCCTTTCTGAAATACATGCTGCACGCGGGGAGTTCGGTGAAGCCGAGGAATATGCAAAGCAAGCTATCAGTAGTGAGTCGATTTGGCTCGGGAATGATTCTGTCTCAGCCGCTCAACGCCAACTCGGTGAACAATATTTGCTTCAAGGGCGCATTACTGAATCCGCAGAAGCATTTTCTTGCGCATCAGAACTTGGAGATAAACTTGCGTTGGAAGAACTGTACCGTCTGTATCTGCGACGTGGTGATTTGGATTCGGCGCGAGAGATTATTTCTAAGTTTCCTGACGATGGGATTGTCGGTGTAAGTATGGACTTCGTCTTGGCTGCATTTGCACGGTTGGGACATTTAAGACACTGGCTCATTGTTGAGCGGGAGGCTCTCGAACGACATAAACATTCAGGTGACGAGGAAGCTGTGCTGCTTTCCTACCGTCGACTGTGCGTGATTAGCGGGCAGTTGCGAAATGGTGACGATGTCCGCGACTGCTTTAATTCAGCCATAGAAGTTGCTAACAGAAGTGAGCAGAAGATTGGCACCGGTCATCTCCTAAAAGACTACGCAGAAGCATTGTCAAGATGTGGGATATACGCTGATGCAATGCAGACGATTGCCCAGGCCATCGCTATTTTTTCTTCTCTAGGCCTACATGTTGCTGAGACTGAGTCTCTGTTAATTCGTGGCAATGCCGAACTTGAGCAAGGTCTCTTCAAGGAGGCAGATGCAACGTTTCAGGATGCCCGGAGTCTCGGCCGCGAACTTGAGTTGCCCGACTACGAACTGGAAGCACTATTGCGTCTCGTCGAATCAAGTTTATTGAGGAAGGCATCCGATGTCGATTCTGAGCATCTCGACAGAGCAATGACTCTTGCCAGGGATGGAGAAAACGTGACAGGTCAGGCCCGTATACTGCTGGCAAAAGCTAACCTTTTAATCGGCAAAGAAGAACGAGACCGTGCTGATACGGCGAAGGCAATCAGCTTACTTGAAGAAGCTGCTCAACTGATCCTCCGAACCGAAAGGATGGATCTTCAGCGAGTTGTTCTTGAGAGACTCGGGTGGTGCTATGAGTTTCAAATTGAAGAAAAGAATTACGCTGCTGCTCGCTCTTATTACAAACGCGCAGTGGATTGTTATTTCCAAGAGCGGATGTCACTGCCACCTATTCAATCAGAAGCTGTCGGAACACCTTCTCGCAACCGTCTGCTTCAGGTTTCACAAATTGCTTTTGACAATTCCATTCGGCTTGCTGAAGCGGAAAACGACGTCAGTGAAGTTGTTCGTCTATCAGAACTGCGCCGAGCCCAAACACTCTGCGAATGGATCAGCAGAGACAACAGTTATACATCAAAAATAAATTCATCACAGTCTAACGTTGCCTATGTACCAGGCCATCGCGAAGCAATCCTGCACTTTACCTGGTTCCATGACAGAACAGATGCCGGTGACAGATTGCTGCTGGTAGTAATCTTTAGTGAAGGAGATCACCATCTGATACGTCTTGAGACAAAAGGAATTGAATGTGCACTGGAAGAGTTCGAATGTCTATTGAGTGAGGTGACTTCAGGCCTGAAAGCCTCAGGCGGCAGCCTTACATCGATCTTCGATTCTAAAAAAGCCTTTATCATTTCACTAATGCAGTTGTCGCGTTATTTCCTGCCGTCCCAAGTCATGGAATTATTGATGAATTCTGGAGTTGATCGACTGGTGATAATTCCTGATAAGAACTTAAACCAGATCCCATTCCCAGCTCTGATCAACATCCGCACGAAAAGACACATCATCGAGGAGTATGAAGTTGTTCTCGCGCCAAGCATCGAAGTCCTTGCAGCCTCCCGCCAAAGAGAGTCTCAGACGGCAACACCTGTATTGCTTGGCGTTGCCCAGCCGATAGGATCCGACCTCGCTGCATCTGGTGATGGTAAGTTCGTCCGGGATCGGATCCTTGGTCACTTCAGCGAAGAATCTCATCTTCTCATGGGGGCTCGCGCATCGGCAAGAGATTTCGTTGATCTCGCGCCTCAGGCAGACGTGATTCATCTGATGTTACACGGAAGTTCCCACAGTTCCCGCCGGGCCAATGCTCCCTCGCTTGAGTTCGCCGGTGTGGACGGGTTGTTTCCTGGAGAACAATTTTCCAGTGATACGCTGTTTCGCCTCGTGAAGAACGGCAAGCGGTTTCCACGCTGTCAACTGCTGACAATGAATGTCTGCTTTTCAGCGGAAATGAGCCGTCCGGGCGACTATACCAGAACTGATATCAGTGGATTTCCAGCAGCGATTCTGTCGCTTGGTGTGCCAGCTTTTATAGGCGCACGCTGGCTTCTCTACTCAAAGCCGGGCCAGATCTTCTTTGAAAAATTTTACATGTGCCTGCGTGAGGAGGGCCTCGCAGTAGGGGCAAGTTTCAGAGCTGCAGTACTCGAAGTCAAAAACTACAAGGGACCGGATGCAGACTGGGACGTACCTTTTTTCGATCATCCGTATTTTTGGAGTGGCCTGATGTTGATTGGAGACGGAGGACGTTCTTTTGCAACATGA
- a CDS encoding DNA-methyltransferase — MTKWTDKLYLQECNNGLKKYKNKIDLIFADPPYNIGFSYDVYDDNKECSEYLNWSEQWIKSSINALKPTGALWIAIGDEYVAELKMIAQKNGLHLRNWVIWYYTFGVHCNKKFGRSHTHLLYFVKDPNKFTFNDDDIRVPSARQLIYNDKRANSSGKVPDNTWILRPQDASETFNHDQDTWYFARIAGTFKERAGFHGCQMPEQLLGRIIRSCSNPDDVVLDPFSGSGSTLCVAKKLGRRWLGFDISPEYIQLAQARIDSVRSGDPLEGPEDPLKSAPSVAVKKRKNEGINNELIIKAFKKVSKGNSVDKIIADPVLNASFVDECSLLKVRGRPSEWNLTLMGMRKTGHFPEIKATKRVQMPFQKMDPFEYASEIALRRMLDMGYPSLDHILCDPYAASRFDSYARSLAPGFRSFDYRWAALRIRKEARAWKNSSEQLPKNKLRKKINSFDLAEISLKKIPDSPAVYALKRGSDTSLPVYIGETWNLLDRVERTLSTMSALNQFVPNSGDWVLEHYESRNSDHIERRGLQSYLIGQTRPKMNFLELAAL; from the coding sequence ATGACAAAATGGACTGACAAACTCTACCTACAAGAATGTAATAATGGGCTTAAGAAATATAAGAACAAGATAGATTTAATCTTTGCTGATCCCCCATATAACATAGGATTTTCCTATGACGTATATGATGACAATAAGGAATGCAGTGAGTATTTGAATTGGTCAGAACAATGGATTAAATCAAGTATCAATGCACTTAAACCCACCGGGGCACTCTGGATCGCAATTGGAGATGAATATGTTGCTGAGCTCAAGATGATCGCCCAAAAAAATGGATTACACTTAAGGAATTGGGTGATCTGGTATTATACTTTTGGCGTTCACTGCAATAAAAAATTTGGAAGATCTCATACGCATCTACTTTATTTTGTAAAAGACCCAAACAAGTTCACTTTTAATGATGATGATATTAGAGTTCCATCTGCTCGGCAGCTCATATACAACGACAAAAGGGCAAATTCATCAGGCAAAGTTCCAGACAATACATGGATTCTTAGGCCACAAGATGCGTCTGAAACATTTAACCACGATCAAGATACTTGGTATTTCGCACGTATAGCTGGCACTTTTAAAGAGCGAGCTGGCTTTCACGGTTGCCAAATGCCGGAACAACTATTGGGAAGAATTATTCGTAGTTGTTCTAATCCAGATGATGTTGTATTAGACCCGTTCTCTGGATCGGGAAGTACGCTTTGTGTTGCCAAAAAACTTGGTAGACGTTGGCTGGGATTTGATATCTCTCCAGAATACATCCAGCTTGCACAAGCTCGTATCGATTCTGTTCGATCTGGAGATCCTTTGGAGGGTCCTGAAGATCCTCTTAAAAGTGCACCATCTGTTGCTGTTAAGAAAAGAAAAAATGAGGGAATAAATAATGAATTAATCATTAAAGCATTCAAGAAAGTTTCAAAAGGGAACTCCGTAGACAAAATTATTGCAGATCCAGTCTTAAATGCTTCGTTTGTTGATGAATGTAGCCTACTAAAAGTGCGTGGACGACCTAGTGAATGGAATCTTACTCTTATGGGGATGAGAAAAACTGGCCACTTCCCAGAGATAAAAGCAACTAAAAGAGTACAAATGCCATTTCAGAAAATGGATCCGTTCGAGTATGCCAGTGAAATTGCATTACGTCGCATGTTAGATATGGGTTATCCTAGTTTGGATCACATTCTTTGTGATCCGTATGCTGCATCACGCTTTGACAGCTATGCTAGAAGCTTAGCTCCGGGTTTTCGCTCTTTTGATTACCGATGGGCTGCTTTAAGAATTAGAAAAGAAGCTAGAGCGTGGAAAAATTCATCAGAGCAATTGCCTAAAAATAAGCTTCGAAAAAAAATCAATTCTTTTGATTTAGCAGAAATAAGTTTGAAAAAAATCCCTGATTCTCCGGCCGTATATGCATTAAAAAGAGGAAGTGACACATCTCTTCCAGTTTATATTGGAGAAACATGGAACTTATTAGATCGAGTAGAACGTACCTTATCAACGATGTCCGCGCTGAACCAATTTGTACCAAACTCAGGTGATTGGGTTTTAGAGCATTATGAAAGCAGGAACTCAGATCATATTGAAAGAAGAGGACTTCAATCATATCTAATAGGCCAAACTAGACCTAAGATGAATTTTTTAGAGTTAGCAGCTTTATGA
- a CDS encoding J domain-containing protein: MTNTSHYEILQIQPDASDIIIKAAYKTLSAKYHPDRDPSFEGTAKFKQITEAFNILSDPASRMAYDETLRSGTPELTPFDYQILIVYKRSGKIAALKMYRQAHGTGFKEAKTYLDRLLSAHNVPSSAIGCLLIFIVLTTSASVLCALILMINGYIIFA, translated from the coding sequence ATGACCAACACGTCCCATTACGAAATCTTGCAAATTCAACCTGATGCCAGTGATATTATTATTAAAGCCGCTTACAAGACATTATCCGCAAAGTACCATCCTGATCGTGATCCAAGCTTCGAAGGAACGGCCAAGTTCAAACAGATTACCGAAGCATTCAATATCCTCTCCGATCCAGCATCGCGTATGGCATACGACGAAACTCTTCGCTCTGGAACTCCCGAACTTACCCCTTTTGATTACCAGATTTTGATCGTGTACAAGCGCAGCGGAAAGATTGCAGCACTAAAAATGTATCGCCAGGCACATGGAACAGGGTTCAAAGAAGCCAAGACCTACTTGGACAGATTATTGTCAGCTCATAATGTTCCAAGTTCAGCTATAGGGTGTTTGCTCATCTTTATCGTCCTGACAACTAGTGCTAGTGTTCTGTGTGCCTTAATCCTTATGATTAATGGCTACATAATATTTGCATAA